A DNA window from Pyrus communis chromosome 3, drPyrComm1.1, whole genome shotgun sequence contains the following coding sequences:
- the LOC137728153 gene encoding uncharacterized protein, with protein MEDPNKHLKEFEVVCSSMTPVNVDGCILKMKAFPFSLMDKAKDWLYDLAPGTVTSWESMKRAFLEKFFPTSRIILLRKRISGIQQEEAGGALVDKTPRDAKVLIANRALNAQQYEGVGQRGPPRQQVHEMAEGMRVQGPVVCGVCSIQGHASEKCPQLIESGGWESANAIGFQGQNQPRNDPYSNTYNPGWRDHPNFKWREPQQPPQQGGFRQQPPGFFTKPYAPTHASQQSAPNASGTSLDNDTLLKLLTNLSQGQENQAKAMQNQDKRVDKLEKQIGQIAEFVGQFRDQGKLPSSTIPNPKGGFETANAITLTSGKEVGSTSKPSPSSPEEDEKRRIEEEEASQPTAKVDIPLPQVSKDPNLSNLSKKGKNVSNSVTNRYKGGGSIYMDCRNRNTTIREDYYPRPFIEPYYGSVEGHVVEKIPFHAVSPSGD; from the exons atggaggatccgaacaagcacctgAAAGAATTTGAGGTGGTGTGCTcgagcatgactcccgtcaacgtcGACGGAtgcatattgaagatgaaggctttcccattttctttgatggacaaagccaaggattggttgtacgacttagctcccggaaccgtcacatcatgggagagcatgaagagggcttttctggagaagtttttcccaacttctagAATCATCCTTTTgcgtaaaaggataagtgggattcaacaagaagaag cgggtggagcattggtggacaagacacccagggATGCTAAGGTTTTGATCGCtaaccgagcgttgaacgctcaacagtacgaaggagtaggccaaagaggacccccacgacaacaagtacatgag atggccgaaggaatgagggtgCAAGGACCAGTTGTATGCGGGGTGTGTTcgatccaaggacatgcttctgagaagtgcccacagCTCATAGAAagtggtggatgggaaagcgccaacgccattggatttcagggccaaaaccaaccaaggaacgatccgtaCTCGAACacctataatccaggttggagagaccacccgaacttcaagtggagggagccccagcaaccaccacaacaaggaggctttagacaacaacccccggggttcttcACCAAGCCATATGCACCCACACATGCTTCACAACAATCTGCCCCTAATGCTTCAGGTACGTCCCTAgataatgatacacttcttaaattactaactaatttgtctcaggggcaagagaatcaagccaAGGCCATGCAAAACCAGGACAAGAGGGTGGATAaattggagaagcaaattgggcagattgcggagtttgtagggcaattccgagaccaaggcaagctccctagctcaaccattccaaacccaaagggaggcTTCGAAACGGCCAACGCAATCACCTTGacaagtggaaaagaagttggcagtacatccaaaccatcaccatcaagccccgaagaggatgaaaaacggagaattgaagaggaagaagcaagccaacccacggcaaaggtggacatacctttgccgcaagtttctAAAGATCCCAACCTGTCCAATTtatccaaaaagggtaagaatgtgtcaaattcg GTGACCAACCGATataaaggtggtgggagcatttataTGGATTGTCGGAACcgaaacaccaccatcagggaggattaTTATCCCCGCCCATTCATTGAGCCGTATTAtggaagtgttgaagggcatgttgtggagaagatcccattccatgccgtgagccctagtggagattaa